The following proteins are encoded in a genomic region of Leptospira fainei serovar Hurstbridge str. BUT 6:
- the gcvH gene encoding glycine cleavage system protein GcvH, with translation MAATNPPPGYRFTEKHEWVKVEGETALIGITDYAQAALGDIVYVDLPKVGKSVKQFDSFGTIESVKAAEDLYSPITGEVSEINSTLGNNPAAVNSNPFGAWMIRVKGISISEVEKLLDPEAYREFVSKLD, from the coding sequence ATGGCAGCAACCAACCCACCACCAGGATACCGATTTACGGAAAAACACGAATGGGTCAAGGTAGAAGGCGAAACAGCTCTGATTGGAATTACTGATTATGCCCAAGCAGCATTAGGAGATATCGTTTACGTAGATTTGCCAAAAGTCGGCAAATCCGTTAAGCAGTTTGATAGTTTCGGTACCATCGAATCGGTTAAAGCTGCGGAAGATCTTTATTCTCCGATCACGGGAGAAGTCAGCGAGATAAATTCAACACTCGGGAACAACCCTGCAGCAGTAAATTCGAACCCCTTCGGGGCTTGGATGATTCGGGTAAAAGGAATTAGTATCAGCGAAGTCGAAAAACTTTTAGATCCCGAAGCTTATAGAGAATTCGTCAGTAAACTGGATTAG